One genomic region from Nocardia vinacea encodes:
- a CDS encoding cupin domain-containing protein, whose protein sequence is MTDGATLRFSRIVRTEDGGSRFVDAELALTGRTLAAGVPAMAVAGMSAAATVTYLRSAQFDSEPHPAPAQQWVVMLRGVIEVTTTDGAQRRFGPGDLVHVEDTDGRGHITTGIGEAPFEALFVPTTGSRS, encoded by the coding sequence GTGACCGACGGAGCGACCTTGCGGTTCAGCCGGATAGTGCGCACCGAGGACGGCGGCTCCCGATTCGTCGATGCCGAACTCGCACTGACCGGTCGAACCCTCGCCGCAGGCGTACCCGCGATGGCCGTCGCCGGAATGTCGGCGGCGGCAACCGTAACCTACTTGCGCAGTGCGCAATTCGACAGCGAACCACATCCCGCTCCGGCGCAGCAGTGGGTCGTGATGCTGCGCGGCGTAATCGAAGTGACGACGACCGACGGTGCTCAGCGCAGATTCGGGCCCGGCGACTTAGTCCATGTCGAGGACACCGACGGCCGCGGCCACATCACCACCGGTATCGGAGAAGCGCCCTTCGAGGCGCTGTTCGTGCCTACCACAGGAAGCAGATCATGA
- a CDS encoding NAD(P)-dependent alcohol dehydrogenase — MKAIAYQLDPLHGLAGLTVRDQELPQPGPNQVVIRVRAASLNRRDLMLMDGIYPLPATPGIIPLSDGVGEVIALGDNVTRATLGDRVTASYFVRFINGPQRLAHVAEQYGANYNGMLATYAVIEEDSVVHVPEHLTDIEAATLTCAGVVAWAALTTPVPVSAGQTVLTVGSGTVALFAVQHAKMLGARVISITSGLDKAERLHKLGADETIDRNATPDWDEKVLELTDGHGVEHVVEAVGLPTLSKSVRSAGYNAMITMIGASQLPKGEAFENPFVGPYLAIRRIAVGSRDDFEAMNRTITAHRMRPVIDRTFPLDQAVEAYRYFREDNPFGKVVITMP, encoded by the coding sequence ATGAAAGCCATTGCCTACCAACTTGATCCACTACATGGCCTCGCGGGTTTGACCGTCCGAGACCAGGAGTTGCCGCAGCCGGGACCGAATCAGGTGGTCATCAGGGTGCGTGCGGCCTCGCTGAACCGGCGCGATCTCATGCTGATGGACGGCATCTACCCGCTGCCCGCCACACCGGGCATCATTCCGCTGTCCGACGGTGTCGGTGAGGTCATCGCCTTGGGCGACAACGTGACTCGCGCCACGCTCGGCGACCGCGTGACCGCGTCGTACTTCGTGCGGTTCATCAATGGCCCGCAGCGGCTGGCGCATGTCGCCGAACAGTACGGCGCCAACTACAACGGGATGCTCGCCACCTACGCGGTGATCGAAGAGGATTCGGTGGTGCATGTGCCCGAACATCTCACCGATATCGAGGCGGCCACGCTGACCTGCGCGGGCGTCGTCGCATGGGCCGCGCTGACCACACCGGTACCGGTGTCTGCGGGCCAGACGGTATTGACCGTCGGTAGCGGTACCGTCGCGCTGTTCGCCGTGCAGCACGCGAAAATGCTCGGCGCACGGGTCATTTCGATCACCTCCGGCCTGGATAAGGCCGAGCGGCTGCACAAGCTCGGCGCCGACGAGACCATCGACCGCAACGCGACGCCCGACTGGGACGAGAAGGTGCTCGAACTCACCGACGGCCACGGCGTCGAACATGTGGTGGAGGCCGTCGGACTGCCCACCCTGTCGAAATCGGTGCGCTCCGCCGGTTACAACGCGATGATCACCATGATCGGCGCATCGCAACTGCCGAAGGGAGAAGCATTCGAGAATCCGTTCGTCGGACCGTATCTCGCGATCCGCCGGATCGCGGTCGGCAGCCGGGACGATTTCGAGGCGATGAACCGCACCATCACCGCACACCGCATGCGTCCGGTCATCGATCGGACATTTCCGCTCGACCAAGCGGTGGAGGCCTACCGCTACTTCCGCGAGGACAATCCGTTCGGGAAGGTCGTCATCACCATGCCGTAG
- a CDS encoding HNH endonuclease family protein has protein sequence MKWLSSRTARRVLAVCAPIVLAVVVAVGCSSIDESTSKAGNGSGPANAATVSGKDINGLLGQLVDAPEESMEGYSREKFPHWDTNKPEHGFGPDLAQYSKCTSRDVMMLRDATGSVKLDPKTCELTIGRGGGWQDQYGVLDSKTGKLKPYKFITDPAGVDAEHIVPLAEAWRSGANKRDEDTRRRIANDAVNLIASDPSANRSKGDQDVANYLPPGKFRCGYLEHYVKIKVKYALNVDPAEHTALRNAVADCVSRGEFK, from the coding sequence GTGAAGTGGTTGTCGTCCCGCACCGCGCGTCGCGTACTCGCTGTTTGTGCACCCATCGTCTTGGCTGTCGTTGTCGCCGTTGGCTGTTCCTCTATCGACGAGTCGACCAGTAAGGCCGGCAACGGATCCGGACCGGCGAATGCCGCGACGGTATCCGGCAAAGACATCAACGGCCTGCTCGGTCAGCTCGTCGATGCGCCCGAAGAGTCGATGGAAGGCTACAGCCGGGAGAAGTTCCCGCACTGGGATACCAATAAGCCCGAGCACGGCTTCGGCCCCGATCTCGCGCAGTACAGCAAATGCACCAGCCGTGACGTGATGATGCTCCGCGACGCGACGGGCTCGGTCAAACTCGACCCGAAGACCTGTGAACTCACGATCGGTCGCGGCGGTGGCTGGCAAGACCAGTACGGGGTCCTGGATTCGAAGACCGGGAAACTCAAGCCGTACAAGTTCATTACCGACCCGGCCGGTGTCGATGCCGAACACATCGTGCCGTTGGCCGAGGCATGGCGTTCGGGTGCGAACAAGCGCGATGAAGATACCCGCCGCCGGATCGCCAACGACGCCGTCAATCTGATCGCCTCCGATCCTTCGGCCAACAGGTCCAAGGGTGACCAGGACGTCGCGAACTATTTGCCGCCGGGAAAATTCCGGTGTGGCTATCTCGAGCATTACGTCAAGATCAAAGTAAAATATGCGCTGAACGTTGATCCCGCCGAACACACCGCACTGCGCAACGCAGTCGCCGACTGCGTCAGTCGAGGAGAGTTCAAATAA